A stretch of DNA from Thunnus thynnus chromosome 16, fThuThy2.1, whole genome shotgun sequence:
actaatcaattaatcgattaacgGTTGCGTCTCCAGCACACAGACTGACTGCAGATGTTTAATGAATCTTATTTTTCACTGCAGgaacttttctctcttcttcatgTGAGTTTTTAAGAAGCTCccgattcttcttcttctgtttctattttacaACTCGAGATACAGAAAGAGTCACATGACGTGAACAGAAGCTACATGGAGAcgttcagctgctgtttgtttgtttgtttgtttctcctAGAAAAGAAAACTAGtcaacaggaagaagaaacGTCATATTTTCAGAGTAAAGTGCAGGAAAGACGAGGATTCATCCAGAGGCGTCAGAACAGTCTcgtctgtcttgtttttgtcttttttctggCAGAAATGTTCTTCTGTCGTCACGAAGTTTCCACTCAGAACTCAGTTCAACACTTTTATCAGTTTAAAAAcgtttaaaaaagtttaaaccACCTCCTTCAGTCGTCTTCGTCTCTTTTAGCACATGAAGGTTCCTGGAGTATCTGAGTCATGTGATCACACCTGAGCAGGTGTTCATACGGTTGAAAGCTCCACAGAAAGCTTgtaagtgaaccttgagtttAGAACGTTTGACTGTCAGAGAGCACCTGAACGCACCGTTAGTCTCACCTGGATCCTGACCCACCTGGTTCTCAGCCGAGGCCTCGCCGCtcccagctcctcctcctcctcctcctcctcctcctcttcatcttcatcatcgtcTTCATATCACTGTGTGATTTTTCTCCTCACTTTCATGACATATTTATATCACACGACGGTTTTTTTTAAGTCTCGTTTTGAACTCCAGGAGAAACCGTCCAATCGGAGGCCTCCTGGAGCAAAGATTGGAAAGCGAAAGCTGCCAGCTGATTGGCTGAACGTCCCGGCCTGCTCGGACTCACGGAGCGTTTTATCgttgtggtttgtttttattccacagattcagttttaattttatttttttaacttaatgGATTTGTAACGCGAGCGGCTCCCGATCGATCACGACTCcaaacaaaatcttttttttttttgtttgtttttattttcacccacGCTACAACTTACTGTGTAACtaaagagtttttttgtttgtgtaatgcatgattaatacaataaaagtattttttctagtcttccaaaaaatggaaaaaaaaaagttctgatcAGTTTGCGAGTTTTGATGAGTTTTGTAAGGTTTTTTTGATTTACAAACTATGAAACAGCAGATTTTAAAGATTGTACCACATAGCAGAATACAACTGttgaaatgtatataaaatgtctATAATAACTATTAAATGGTGTACCTGTACAgaggctgctgctctgctcaTCATTCTGTGTGAAAACTGTTAATGAAACTTCAACACACACCCAGACTGCTTTTATATGtttggccaaaagtatgtggacgcTGCACACATTTAATCTGAAAACGTTGCTGCTTCCTTCCAGGCTCCCGTCCTGACTGTCAGATAAACGTGAGGGAATCTAAAACGTTCTCTGCTAcacaaaactcttttttttctttaatttttgtgaaatatgtgaGTTTGTGGCTGTAAGaattattcaaattaaatgatCTGAATGCAGACAATCAATCAAAAGtagctttgctttgttttaaagCAACAGTTCATCATTATGGAAACGTGTTAGAAGTTCAGATTGACTCCTCATGTCTgaatggtaaatatgaagctaaagctagcttagcttagcataaagactggctctgtctaaagctATAATATCCACCTacaaacacctctaaagctcaataattaacacgtgtttttctctttccatgatcacacatttcagtcattaaaacaaactccaaacatgtgACCCAGAGCTCTGCAGGACCAACAAAGTTATCTGCAGTTTGTGAGTAACAATCTGCTGGAAAGAAACCCTGAAAAgcgtccacatacttttggccacatCATGTGCATTTAAACTCAGTGTTTTCAGACTCAGCTGACCTTTGTTGAGTTTTTGATGaactgacattaaaaaatgGAATTTGAAggacttttaaaacattttagggACACCTGAGCTTCACTGAAGAAGGCCATGGGAAACTGTCAAAAGCCCCAGGAAAAGGTAAGTAAGAGAAAACTTTGAGTTGAAATTATTTCACAGCAAAATCAgagtttattttaaacatttctttcaaGAGAAAACAACTGTTAGAACAAAAAGACGCAGTAATTTCACCGCCGCGTCACACTGAGTGTTTGACAGCATGAACCGCCTCGATGACGGCGTAGCGTCTGTCGGTGTCCGCGGGCGCCGCGGAGCGAGGCGCGAGGCGCACGGTGAGCAGAGCGTGGCGTCCGTCCAGGGTGTCGTCGCTGACCGTCATGGCGTCCAGGTGCTGACGCAGCAGAAGCTTCAGCCGCTGGTTCTCTCGGCTCAGATCCTCTCGGTGTCTCCTCAGAGCGTGACGCTGCAGCAGAGCGGCGTTGCAGCGCCGCGTCACCGGCTGCAGCTCCGGAAACGCGGACGTCTCCTGCGGAATCACACGGATTCAGTTTAAACATGTAGGTTAAAGAATGTCATTCAACcacattgttttacatttcacGCAATATTGCAGCATCTtgcacatattacacacatgtTGCTATGGTCACCACTGTATGACGTAATCTCTACTTTAACTCCTGTTAACTTCATCATCCTCCAGACAATTTATACTATTTATACAAGTTAAATTAACTATGAGttcagggggggggggggggggggggggtgttccTGTTTATTGCAACTCTTGGGCTCTAGAttgaaataatgttattttatagAGTCTCTTTGGGGTAAATCTTATTTAATTTATGTGTGATCTCTGATTGCAAAGGTTTAaatttgttcttcttcttctatctttCCTAGTAAATTAATACCTCAAATATTCTCTAGGTTTAAAGGTTCTTTTAAAGGTTTTCTCAACCTCTTCCTAAAAGGAGAATGTTTAATATTGGACATgaagagaatgtgtgtgtgtaatatttaCATACTTATAAGGTGAAATAAAATATCTTCTGCTGATATGTTCATCTCTTATTCTTTTTCTACAACGGTGAGCTTTTTGtaatatttaacagatatttgaaagatttttttttttagcttcattTCTATTTTGAATCAggtattaaattatttttcctaTTCTAAATGTTTCATGAGATAATTTCTCACCTGTaaatactgaaatgttttttggtCTGACTCATATTTGACGGTTATCATCTCATATgaatttattgtgtgtttttgttcccAACATGAGGAGGAAATCTTTATTTCTGTAATGTCACAGTGTTGGGAAATGTACTgtgctaatatgaagcttcagcgtccaaaatgagtcaaatcaagtagatatctttcaacgttacagtctttttagtgccaaagttcctctttttgttactatacttccacctgcagctcaacagggaaacacaaagagggaatttgatgctaaaaagactgaattTACCTCAACAGAAATTGAAGATTAAGGACTTGTTGTTTTCTATCTACCTTCGCTACTTCATCCCTCTCAGCCGCAGTCTTCTCCTGTCTGAGTTCATCTGtagttgatgatgatgatgatgtgaggACGTTTTTCTGCTCGTTCTCCAGCTTGTTGCACATTTCAGCGACACGTAGAAGCCTCTCgccctggagagagagaacacaagAGTGAAAAGATGAATCAGAGCGAtcacagacagcagacagacatcATGTGAGATGTCTCACCTTGGCGATCACTGCTTGCAGTTTCTTGACGGGGACGTCGCTGAGGACGGTGAGGTCGGTGAGCTGCTTCCTCGCCGCTGCCTGAGCTTGAGTCAGCTGGTCCCGGAGCTTGTGAGTCTTTCGGTTCATCTCGTTTTTGGTGACTGTCAGATCTTGTATCACAGACTTGTTTTCTGCCTTACTGGAGACCAGCAGCACCCGTTGGACACCGATTAAGtcctgaaagaggaagaagacaatGAAGGCTTGGATTCAATCATCTCAATCAATCTCTGTTGTCCTTCATTGATCTTTGTGTACAGAGCTGTAGAGCTGTCAGACAGCAAGGAACAGAAGACTAATTGTCTAATTTCAAACTTTCTAAAAACAGATGTAGACAGACTTTTTCTCTGTGAGATTTGTTCCaacaaactctctctctgtccccgACCTCCATGCGACACTGAAGAGATGTGCTCGCCATGACAGCCCAATAATGTCCAGAGCCTTCAGTACCTCAGGGCAAATCTCATCCATACCTGGCGCCTTACGACTGAGGAGCTTTTTGACTACCTCAGAGACGTCTGCCAGGCATATGAGAGAGGCTTCCCCCGAGTGGTCCAACTCCCTTTTGGCCTTTGGGTACCGATCAGCTGCTTCTGGAGACGCCTGGGCCAGCCAGACATGAAAGACCTCCTTCTTCAGTTTGACAGCCTCCTTCACTGCTGGTGTCCACCAACAGGTTCTTGGGTTGCCGCCCCGACAGGAACCGATGTCCTTCTGGCCACAATTCTGAGCAGCCGCCTCCACAACCTCCCACTCGGAGTCCATGTCTCCAACCTCCACAAGGATGTAGGAGAAAGTCCTTCAGAGGTGGGAGTTGAAGACCTAATGGACAGGGGCTTCTGCCAGTCATTCCCAGTCCACCCCCACTACTTGTTTGGGTCTGCCAGGCCTCCCTCACCACCTGATCCAACTCACCACCAGGTGGTGATCAGTTGACAGCTCTGCTCCTTTCTTGTCCAAGACATACAGCCACAGATCTGATGACACAACTACAAAGTGGATCGTTGATCTTTGGTTGAAGGTGTTCTGGTACCAGGTAACTTATGAACAACCTTATGCTGGAACGTGGTGTTTGTTATGGCCAGTCCACGGCTAGCACAGATTTCCAGTAACAATGCACCACTCAGGTTCAGATCAGGCAGGCTGTTCCTCCCAACCACCCCCTTCCAGGTCTCTCCGTCATGTCCACGTGAGCATTGAAGTCCCCCAGCAGAACTATAGACTCAATGGGCCTCGCCCCCTCCAAGGCCCCACCCAGAGACTCCAAGAAGGCCGGATACTCCAAACTGCTGTTTGGCACATACGTACACAGTCAAAGCCTTCCTCCCAGCAACACGTAGTCACAAGGAAGCGTTTTGCGGGGAGAACTCCAACACTGCAGCACTCAGCCAGGGACTCATGAGTATCTCTACAACCGCTCGGCGCCTCTCACCCTGGGCAACTCCGGGGAAGAGAGTCCAGCCCCTCTCCAGTAGTTTGGTTCCAGAGCCAGTAGTGTGATCAGCACGTCCAGGTCCCCGTCCATGCCTGCTGCTCATTTGGCAACGTACCTGACCCCCAGTCCCTGCAGCTTCAGGCTGTGCCTGACCGGGTCCCGTGGGTCAAGGCCCAGACGCTCACCAGTGAGCTCTCCTCCCAAGCCTGGCTCCAGCAGGGTGCCCTGGTGTCCCTCTTCTGGGCGAGATTCCCACACACCTGAAATGCCTCTTCACTGAGGACCCTCACCTGGGACCAATTTATCTTGGGAGACCCTACCAGGTGCTGTTGCCCGCAACAACACGGCTTCCAGGGTCACAGGGACACTCAAACGCCTCCACCACGATAAGGTGAAGATTCTCGGAGGAAttaacaaactaacgtgaccaaactgaacaacaacggaggtctacggcacagaggaataagatatatcaggctttggatacacacacaatacttgtcagTAGATCAGTTCAACGTTGGTTTGgttccaaacatgagatttgttgacaataagaaaaatatagaaaatccaAAACCAAATCctttaagaacaaatctgttcatacaagtgcttcttgcatgaggctcACTGTTAGATTTGATGAAGATTTAATCATCGTTTGTTTGTCTGCACTGACCTTCATCCGCTTGATGTTCTTCTTGTCTGTCTCCAGCCATCGGACGGTGCATTGGTTTTTGCTCGTCAGTTTCTCCAGTTTCCGGATTTCAGTTTTGTAGCTCTGCAGAGCCTCCTGGTTCTGACGGGCCTTCTCGATCAGCTGTCTCTGGTTATTCATGAGCAGATTAGACGTCtgtccagagagagaaagaaggagacgGAAGACAAACCTCAGAGAGTCAAATATCTGACAGAGGAAAGTTGAAACAGAATCTGAGTGACTGAAGTGAGTCGTGGTTCTCTGATACCCTCTCCTCGTAGGCGTTCTCGTACAACGCCATGCTTTGATCGTACAGATTGTGGATTTCTGTCAGCGTGTCTTCGTGCTTCTCCTCCAAAGTGAAGGCTGCGTCCTCCAGCACagcttgctgctgctgagttTGTGTCAACAGCTGTTTCCTGAAAAACAGACGCCGTTAAAACCATCATCATGG
This window harbors:
- the ccdc65 gene encoding dynein regulatory complex subunit 2, with the translated sequence MPKKAKKGGGGKGGGKTEEERLLYMQQRAQAEEEMARKKEEILTLFLKDKLQKEERNTAVNLLKLNEGWRAILRQTRAAELRKDITVLSQTFERQLDGLQSIVKTLERDLLEAERQSARVRRVHLQHMERLWTQQDKRMMFLQQQWESCLQDLCSTYSSERKQLLTQTQQQQAVLEDAAFTLEEKHEDTLTEIHNLYDQSMALYENAYEERTSNLLMNNQRQLIEKARQNQEALQSYKTEIRKLEKLTSKNQCTVRWLETDKKNIKRMKDLIGVQRVLLVSSKAENKSVIQDLTVTKNEMNRKTHKLRDQLTQAQAAARKQLTDLTVLSDVPVKKLQAVIAKGERLLRVAEMCNKLENEQKNVLTSSSSSTTDELRQEKTAAERDEVAKETSAFPELQPVTRRCNAALLQRHALRRHREDLSRENQRLKLLLRQHLDAMTVSDDTLDGRHALLTVRLAPRSAAPADTDRRYAVIEAVHAVKHSV